A single window of Methanothermobacter marburgensis str. Marburg DNA harbors:
- a CDS encoding MotA/TolQ/ExbB proton channel family protein, which translates to MFLEPVFNFFGTVLEMFRSGGVITYIIAITGVYGFITSIEKIHYLRKISRVSTPQIIGKVNESMEKGGALEALREIGQYQNPVSKIISEALKIGYRNRSEVEDAMERVFIVEMSNMTKGLGTLRTIIEVAPMLGLIGTVIGIWYTFRALGVNADPAAMAEGIYVALITTILGLAVAIILMPLYSYITGRIDDEIDKIELIKKMTNWGYAIMRIRVDGDVDDVVEALMESDGVVSVRTVDDPEANLVVAFKPSMLEKSINNIILERCGKSAEIIESKLRQ; encoded by the coding sequence ATGTTTCTCGAACCAGTTTTCAACTTCTTTGGCACAGTACTTGAAATGTTCCGCAGCGGCGGTGTAATAACATACATAATAGCAATCACAGGTGTCTATGGTTTTATCACGTCCATTGAGAAGATACACTACCTAAGAAAGATTTCACGTGTTAGCACACCCCAGATAATAGGTAAGGTCAATGAATCCATGGAGAAGGGCGGAGCACTTGAGGCACTCAGGGAGATAGGGCAGTACCAGAATCCAGTATCAAAGATAATATCAGAGGCCCTCAAGATAGGCTACAGGAACCGTTCAGAGGTTGAGGATGCGATGGAGCGTGTTTTCATTGTTGAGATGAGCAACATGACAAAGGGTCTTGGGACGCTGAGGACAATAATAGAGGTCGCCCCAATGCTGGGTCTTATAGGGACCGTCATAGGGATATGGTACACATTCAGGGCCCTAGGTGTTAACGCTGACCCCGCTGCAATGGCTGAGGGGATCTATGTTGCACTGATAACCACAATACTTGGACTGGCAGTTGCCATAATCCTCATGCCCCTCTACTCCTACATAACAGGCAGGATAGACGATGAGATAGACAAGATTGAACTCATAAAGAAGATGACAAACTGGGGGTACGCCATCATGAGGATAAGGGTTGATGGAGACGTTGATGATGTGGTCGAGGCCCTCATGGAATCGGATGGTGTTGTCAGCGTGAGGACGGTTGATGACCCTGAGGCAAACCTTGTGGTGGCATTCAAGCCCAGCATGCTTGAGAAGAGCATAAACAATATAATACTCGAAAGGTGCGGTAAGAGCGCCGAGATCATTGAGAGTAAGCTGCGGCAGTGA
- the atwA gene encoding methyl coenzyme M reductase system, component A2: MSFIKLENVTKKFKGVEVLKNISVEIDEGKVLGILGRSGAGKSVLINMLRGMKEYKPDSGRVIYNVAICPECLRVEPPSFEGKVCGCGSKFSVREVDFWNCDKKTFAAVRRRIAIMLQRTFALYEDDTVIDNVIKSMPDLEYETALYHALDLLEMVQMSHRITHIARDLSGGEKQRVVLARQLAKEPMVFLADEPTGTLDPQTAELIHDALLEGVKDKGITMIITSHWPEVMRDLSDYAIWIEKGEIIEEGDPDDVVARFMEQVPAPEKVKEFERETPIIKMVDVKKHYYSIDRGVVKAVDGVDLTVYEGEIFGVVGLSGAGKTTLSRIIIGITEPSSGKVCVRLGDEWIDMTEKGPLGRGRVTPYLGILHQEYSLYPHRDVLGNLTEAISLELPAEFARMKAIYVLKAVGFDEEYAENLLDKYPDELSGGERHRVALAQVLIREPRIIILDEPTGTMDPITRVQVTDSILKAREELNQTFLIISHDMDFVLDVCDRASLMRGGRILKTGEPESIVGDLTPDEKRGMLRE; this comes from the coding sequence ATGTCTTTCATAAAGCTGGAAAACGTCACAAAGAAGTTTAAGGGTGTCGAGGTTCTAAAAAACATCAGCGTTGAAATCGATGAGGGCAAGGTCCTGGGGATACTGGGAAGAAGTGGGGCAGGAAAATCTGTTCTCATAAACATGCTGAGGGGTATGAAGGAATACAAGCCCGACAGCGGCCGTGTCATCTACAATGTGGCAATCTGCCCTGAATGCCTCAGAGTTGAACCCCCCTCCTTTGAGGGTAAGGTATGTGGATGCGGCTCAAAATTTTCAGTCCGGGAGGTGGACTTCTGGAACTGTGACAAGAAGACCTTCGCCGCCGTCAGGAGAAGAATAGCCATAATGCTCCAGAGGACATTTGCCCTCTATGAGGACGACACGGTAATCGATAACGTCATAAAGTCAATGCCAGATCTTGAATATGAAACAGCCCTCTACCATGCCCTTGACCTCCTTGAAATGGTTCAGATGAGCCACAGGATAACCCACATTGCAAGGGATCTCAGTGGTGGTGAAAAGCAGAGGGTTGTCCTTGCAAGGCAGCTGGCCAAGGAACCAATGGTTTTCCTGGCTGATGAGCCAACAGGTACCCTTGACCCCCAGACAGCTGAGCTCATACACGACGCACTCCTTGAGGGTGTCAAGGATAAGGGAATAACCATGATCATAACCTCCCACTGGCCCGAGGTCATGAGGGACCTCTCTGATTATGCCATATGGATCGAGAAGGGTGAGATAATCGAGGAGGGAGACCCTGATGACGTGGTTGCCAGGTTCATGGAACAGGTGCCCGCACCTGAGAAGGTGAAGGAGTTTGAAAGGGAAACCCCCATCATAAAGATGGTTGATGTTAAGAAGCACTACTACTCCATTGACAGGGGTGTTGTAAAGGCGGTTGACGGTGTTGACCTCACAGTCTATGAGGGTGAAATCTTTGGTGTCGTGGGGCTCAGCGGAGCCGGTAAGACGACGCTCTCAAGGATAATAATCGGAATAACCGAGCCAAGCAGCGGGAAGGTCTGCGTGAGGCTGGGTGATGAATGGATAGACATGACCGAGAAGGGACCCCTTGGCCGTGGCCGTGTAACGCCCTACCTTGGGATACTCCACCAGGAGTACAGCCTCTACCCCCACAGGGATGTGCTTGGTAACCTCACAGAGGCCATCAGCCTTGAGCTCCCGGCAGAATTTGCCAGGATGAAGGCAATCTATGTCCTCAAGGCAGTGGGCTTTGATGAGGAGTACGCAGAGAACCTCCTTGACAAGTACCCTGACGAGCTCTCAGGTGGTGAGAGACACAGGGTCGCCCTTGCCCAGGTTCTCATCAGGGAGCCCAGGATAATAATACTTGATGAGCCCACAGGTACCATGGACCCCATAACCAGGGTGCAGGTTACAGATTCAATCCTGAAGGCCAGGGAGGAGCTGAATCAGACCTTCCTGATAATTTCACATGACATGGACTTTGTCCTTGATGTCTGTGACAGGGCATCCCTCATGAGGGGGGGCAGAATCCTCAAGACAGGTGAACCAGAGTCAATCGTCGGGGACCTCACACCTGATGAGAAGAGGGGGATGCTCAGGGAATAA
- a CDS encoding coenzyme F420-0:L-glutamate ligase, translated as MEITLTGVEGLPLVSEGDDIAALIVDALKSSNMELLDGDIVVIAETLVAKAEGNTVDLRRIEPSSKALEIASRTGKDPRLVEAILEESSEILKVGHDFIVSETRHGFVCANAGIDESNVEEGLATPLPEDPDGSARRILGALQELTGREMAVIISDTQGRPFREGAVGVAVGVAGISPVWDRKGELDLYGRSLQTTRVAVADELAAAASLVMGQADEGVPAVIVRGYPWGHLRATGSARELLRPRELDVFRD; from the coding sequence ATGGAGATAACCCTAACTGGAGTGGAGGGCCTACCACTTGTCTCAGAGGGTGATGACATAGCAGCCCTCATAGTGGACGCCCTGAAATCCTCGAACATGGAACTCCTTGATGGTGACATAGTAGTAATCGCTGAAACACTGGTGGCAAAGGCAGAGGGAAACACCGTTGACCTTAGGAGAATTGAGCCATCCAGCAAGGCACTTGAAATAGCATCAAGGACAGGTAAGGACCCCAGGCTAGTTGAGGCAATCCTTGAGGAGTCCAGTGAGATACTGAAGGTTGGCCATGACTTCATAGTATCTGAAACCCGGCACGGCTTTGTATGCGCCAATGCGGGTATTGACGAGTCAAATGTTGAGGAGGGACTGGCAACTCCACTCCCGGAGGACCCTGATGGAAGCGCCAGGAGGATACTTGGGGCTCTTCAGGAACTCACAGGGAGGGAAATGGCTGTCATAATCTCCGATACACAGGGAAGGCCCTTCAGGGAGGGTGCTGTCGGTGTTGCAGTTGGAGTCGCTGGCATTTCACCGGTGTGGGACAGGAAGGGTGAACTGGACCTTTATGGCAGGAGCCTCCAGACAACCAGGGTGGCGGTTGCAGATGAACTGGCAGCGGCAGCTTCCCTTGTGATGGGACAGGCAGATGAGGGCGTACCCGCTGTCATAGTAAGGGGTTACCCATGGGGGCACCTCCGCGCCACTGGCAGCGCAAGGGAACTCTTAAGGCCCCGGGAACTTGACGTCTTCAGGGATTAG
- a CDS encoding methanogenesis marker 9 domain-containing protein — MVWSDAPSHVCRGGDKRALTFCCPPVKPCPIMIALEEAGLTPQDYIEIKESFARNTRLGEGQGTCFGSLVWCCKPSKPCPLRDMAMKRINMTTEEYMELKKRLSEELVGTSEPDTDSVKALADAFDVSIEEAREALAEADNDLRTAMKILRMKSL; from the coding sequence TTGGTATGGAGCGACGCACCATCCCATGTCTGCAGGGGTGGTGATAAAAGGGCGCTTACATTCTGCTGCCCACCGGTGAAGCCCTGCCCAATAATGATAGCACTCGAGGAGGCGGGACTGACACCACAGGATTACATTGAAATCAAGGAGTCATTCGCAAGGAATACGAGGCTCGGCGAGGGCCAGGGGACATGCTTCGGTTCACTTGTCTGGTGCTGCAAGCCCTCAAAGCCCTGTCCACTCAGGGACATGGCCATGAAGAGGATCAACATGACAACTGAGGAGTACATGGAACTCAAAAAGAGGCTCTCAGAGGAACTTGTGGGCACATCTGAACCTGACACCGACAGTGTGAAGGCCCTGGCAGACGCCTTTGATGTATCCATTGAAGAGGCCAGGGAGGCCCTTGCCGAGGCAGATAATGACCTCAGAACAGCCATGAAGATACTCAGAATGAAATCCCTCTGA
- a CDS encoding MJ0144 family RNA dihydrouridine synthase-like protein: MAGITDAEFCMKLIPYGFDAVTLGGYNADEETSRAGRLIAQRGRPEFDFDSSELKSIVESEASRIKDSFDVLVSVNLRALDPEPIMEISSIEEVDIVEINAHCRQPEITSLGAGQAMLHDPDFLKDFTSEVVKGANAEVSVKIRGNVPGVDTADIAGMLDDLGVGYIHLDAMKPGEDRADLELVSEVSQSLRNAVMIGNNSVRDPESAAAMLAAGADAVSIARAAISGRIDFNLRELRFNPD; the protein is encoded by the coding sequence ATGGCAGGTATAACCGATGCAGAATTCTGCATGAAACTTATCCCCTATGGTTTCGATGCTGTTACACTGGGCGGTTACAATGCAGATGAGGAAACATCCAGGGCTGGAAGGCTAATAGCCCAGAGGGGCAGACCTGAATTTGATTTTGACTCTTCTGAACTTAAATCCATAGTAGAATCTGAGGCATCAAGGATAAAGGACAGTTTTGATGTGCTGGTCTCTGTGAACCTCAGGGCCCTTGACCCTGAACCCATCATGGAGATATCATCCATTGAGGAAGTGGATATTGTTGAGATAAATGCACACTGCAGACAGCCAGAGATAACCTCTCTGGGTGCCGGACAGGCGATGCTCCATGACCCTGATTTTCTGAAGGACTTCACATCTGAGGTTGTGAAGGGTGCCAATGCAGAGGTCTCTGTCAAGATACGGGGAAATGTGCCTGGAGTTGATACGGCTGACATTGCAGGAATGCTTGATGACCTTGGGGTAGGCTACATTCACCTGGACGCCATGAAACCAGGGGAGGATAGGGCTGACCTTGAACTTGTAAGTGAAGTTTCACAGAGTTTAAGGAATGCTGTCATGATAGGTAACAATTCAGTGAGAGACCCTGAATCCGCCGCTGCAATGCTTGCTGCAGGTGCAGATGCTGTATCAATTGCAAGGGCCGCCATATCTGGCAGGATAGACTTCAATCTCAGGGAACTCAGATTTAACCCAGACTAA
- the hemA gene encoding glutamyl-tRNA reductase, translated as MILNIRLDHKTSDVKTMETASGRIEEIVGELEALGAVTEKVPLMTCNRVEYYLHVTGVPPEFDFNGFTVEKDEDALLHLLRLASGLESMIIGEDQILGQIKAARLQALREGTCGPLLDMVFTKAVHVGQTVRRKTKINRGSVSIGSAAVDLAESIHGDLKCKKVLVIGAGKMGTLVARALAEKHLKAIMVANRTYERAYQLACELGGDAIHFDRLNRALRDADVVISATGSPHYILTRERVMDAVPPERRSSIVMVDIANPRDIEESVRELGVRLFTIDDLRGVAEENRKRREAEAREAEGIVRAELELLLRAMKHREVEPLLAEIRGRMESLRQREAGKAIKKIENSKDPERVVEGLTRSIVDKIFHDIALKIRDAAERDDREFLRMCSELFDCDES; from the coding sequence GTGATTCTTAACATAAGACTCGACCACAAGACCTCTGATGTGAAGACAATGGAGACAGCATCAGGCAGAATAGAGGAGATTGTGGGTGAACTTGAGGCCCTTGGAGCCGTGACCGAGAAGGTGCCACTGATGACCTGCAACAGGGTCGAGTACTACCTTCATGTCACAGGGGTCCCACCTGAATTTGATTTTAATGGATTTACAGTTGAAAAAGATGAGGATGCCCTTCTGCACCTTCTGAGACTGGCTTCAGGCCTTGAGTCCATGATAATCGGGGAGGACCAGATACTTGGACAAATAAAGGCTGCAAGGCTACAGGCCCTCCGTGAGGGCACCTGCGGGCCCCTCCTTGATATGGTGTTCACCAAGGCGGTCCATGTGGGACAGACCGTGAGGCGGAAGACGAAGATAAACAGGGGTTCTGTCTCAATAGGATCAGCGGCTGTTGATCTTGCAGAGTCAATACACGGTGACCTGAAATGCAAGAAGGTCCTTGTTATAGGGGCCGGTAAAATGGGGACACTGGTTGCCCGTGCCCTCGCCGAAAAGCACCTCAAGGCAATAATGGTTGCAAACAGAACATATGAGAGGGCCTACCAGCTTGCATGCGAACTCGGCGGTGATGCAATACACTTCGACAGGCTCAACAGGGCCCTCAGGGATGCAGATGTTGTTATAAGTGCCACAGGCTCACCCCACTACATACTCACCCGTGAGCGTGTCATGGATGCGGTTCCCCCTGAGAGGAGGTCCAGCATTGTGATGGTGGACATAGCCAACCCAAGGGATATAGAGGAATCCGTGAGGGAACTTGGAGTCAGGCTATTCACAATCGATGACCTCAGGGGCGTGGCCGAGGAGAACCGGAAGAGGAGAGAGGCCGAGGCAAGGGAGGCTGAGGGGATAGTAAGGGCTGAACTTGAACTCCTCCTGAGGGCCATGAAGCACAGGGAGGTGGAGCCACTTCTTGCTGAAATAAGGGGGCGCATGGAGTCCCTCCGGCAGAGGGAGGCAGGTAAGGCAATTAAGAAAATTGAAAACAGCAAGGACCCTGAGAGGGTTGTTGAGGGTCTCACAAGGTCAATAGTTGATAAGATATTCCATGATATTGCACTGAAAATCAGGGATGCTGCAGAGAGGGATGATAGAGAGTTCTTGAGGATGTGTTCTGAGCTCTTTGATTGTGATGAATCTTAG
- a CDS encoding precorrin-2 dehydrogenase/sirohydrochlorin ferrochelatase family protein, producing MSLTPLYIDMEGKRVLVVGSGEVGRRRAMRFIEAGAEVAVLGQEVEGAVSITEEKLEEWIKKADLIVAASPDRSLNERVTELAGGKLLNRADDPSRGNVVVPSTFKIADVSISVFTGKKSPLMAKYLRRRIQEAIKPEDILMIEVQDVSRRMLMEEVQDHRKRRRILYEISEDKMVQEKLEAGDLEGAIRRARDIIMDRGASGDS from the coding sequence ATGTCCCTCACACCCCTCTACATTGACATGGAAGGTAAGAGGGTACTCGTGGTGGGTTCAGGTGAAGTTGGAAGAAGAAGGGCGATGAGGTTCATCGAGGCCGGTGCAGAGGTCGCGGTTCTTGGACAGGAAGTTGAAGGCGCTGTTTCAATCACAGAAGAAAAACTTGAGGAGTGGATTAAGAAGGCAGACCTCATAGTTGCCGCAAGTCCCGATAGAAGCCTCAATGAAAGGGTAACTGAACTTGCAGGTGGCAAACTCCTTAACCGGGCAGATGACCCATCAAGGGGTAACGTGGTTGTCCCATCGACATTCAAAATAGCGGATGTTTCAATCTCAGTATTCACAGGTAAAAAGAGTCCACTTATGGCAAAATACCTTCGCAGGAGGATCCAGGAGGCCATAAAACCAGAGGATATACTAATGATTGAGGTTCAGGATGTATCCCGCCGCATGCTAATGGAAGAGGTCCAGGATCACAGAAAGAGGCGCAGAATTCTCTATGAGATCTCAGAGGATAAAATGGTACAGGAAAAACTTGAAGCTGGTGATCTGGAGGGTGCCATAAGAAGGGCTCGGGACATAATCATGGATAGGGGGGCTTCAGGTGATTCTTAA
- a CDS encoding AAA family ATPase, producing the protein MKFNNIVYDPQLTDKKFPVKASDPEREAKLVVLQPVGYPFVCNLMESPRIDAVNKELFEIYARDQWEGFSATEGSYLFDQKLLPDYAFKIIRAHPDGSKITRNTSIILLENEREEFHEVKSDITMDDVIGQEDAKIKCRIIMRYLEDPDRFRDWAPRNVLFHGSPGTGKTMLAKSLANELRVPLYLIKATSLIGEHVGDGARQIHELYELASKTAPSVIFIDEMDAIGLDRRFQSLRGDVSEVVNALLTEMDGINQNWGVVTIGATNNPELLDNAIRSRFEEEIEFKLPGDDERRMMLEKYIETMPLDVDFSVDKLVKLTKGMSGRDIKERVLKTALHRALADESPRVEREHIEYALKERDLKSEPRHMFA; encoded by the coding sequence GTGAAATTCAATAACATAGTCTATGACCCCCAGCTAACAGATAAAAAGTTCCCTGTGAAGGCCTCTGATCCTGAAAGGGAGGCAAAACTTGTTGTTCTCCAGCCGGTTGGATACCCCTTCGTATGCAACCTGATGGAGTCCCCGAGGATAGATGCCGTTAACAAGGAACTCTTTGAGATCTATGCAAGGGACCAGTGGGAGGGTTTCAGTGCAACTGAGGGTTCCTACCTATTCGACCAGAAACTGCTCCCTGACTATGCATTCAAGATAATAAGGGCCCACCCTGACGGTTCAAAGATAACCAGAAACACCTCCATTATACTGCTGGAGAACGAGAGGGAGGAGTTCCATGAGGTGAAAAGTGATATCACCATGGACGATGTTATCGGTCAGGAGGACGCCAAGATAAAGTGCAGGATAATCATGAGGTACCTTGAGGACCCGGACAGATTCAGGGACTGGGCGCCCAGGAACGTCCTCTTCCATGGAAGCCCGGGTACCGGTAAGACCATGCTTGCAAAGTCCCTTGCAAATGAACTCAGGGTACCCCTCTACCTTATAAAGGCCACAAGCCTCATAGGTGAGCATGTGGGTGACGGTGCGAGGCAGATACATGAACTCTATGAACTGGCATCAAAAACTGCCCCATCAGTTATATTCATAGATGAGATGGACGCAATTGGCCTCGACCGGAGATTCCAGTCCCTCCGTGGGGACGTCTCAGAGGTTGTTAACGCACTCCTGACAGAGATGGATGGTATAAATCAGAACTGGGGTGTTGTAACCATAGGGGCGACCAATAACCCTGAACTTCTTGATAATGCAATAAGAAGCCGTTTTGAGGAGGAAATAGAGTTCAAGTTACCGGGGGATGATGAGAGGCGGATGATGCTTGAGAAATACATTGAGACCATGCCCCTGGATGTGGATTTCTCCGTGGACAAACTTGTTAAACTGACAAAAGGGATGTCAGGAAGGGATATAAAGGAGAGGGTGCTTAAAACAGCCCTCCACAGGGCACTGGCAGATGAAAGTCCAAGGGTGGAGCGTGAACACATAGAATATGCTCTTAAGGAGCGTGATCTGAAGAGCGAACCCAGGCACATGTTCGCCTAG
- a CDS encoding ExbD/TolR family protein yields the protein MVLDTERYRNKVHGRPRFNMVPFIDILFTILIFLVVTTTFSGGAGEASGKPQISENTGPSEYYLIPVAGLRRVTVNGIDMSSHIKNSAVAVHTRVIDEGEIIIRPREGAIIITAPPDLPVDKAVKTPS from the coding sequence ATGGTCCTGGATACAGAGAGGTACAGGAACAAGGTCCATGGAAGGCCAAGGTTCAACATGGTTCCCTTCATCGATATACTCTTCACAATACTGATTTTCCTTGTGGTGACAACCACCTTTTCAGGGGGGGCAGGTGAGGCATCAGGAAAGCCCCAGATAAGTGAAAACACCGGGCCATCAGAGTACTACCTCATACCTGTCGCAGGCCTGAGGCGGGTAACGGTTAATGGCATTGACATGTCCAGCCACATAAAGAACAGTGCGGTGGCAGTCCACACCAGGGTCATAGATGAGGGTGAAATAATAATAAGGCCCAGGGAGGGGGCAATAATCATAACGGCACCCCCAGACCTTCCGGTCGATAAGGCGGTTAAAACACCATCATAA
- the purO gene encoding IMP cyclohydrolase has translation MYLGRILAVGRNSSGSFVAYRVSSRSFPNRTARLLDERVAIVPVEGCEGDVFKNPYIAYNCIRIVDGTAVVSNGSHTDTIADKISLGMNLKDALGFSLLTMDYEKDELNTPRIAAAINDSDAFIGIVTDDGINVRRVPEGVSMYISTYEQTEPAETTFEAGNAEEAAEFILGGGDFAAFTHPVTSAAAFNTGDGWKLATGEK, from the coding sequence ATGTATCTTGGAAGAATACTGGCAGTTGGAAGAAACAGCAGCGGATCCTTCGTGGCATACCGCGTCTCAAGCAGATCCTTCCCAAACAGGACGGCAAGGCTCCTTGATGAGAGGGTTGCGATTGTACCAGTTGAGGGCTGTGAGGGCGACGTATTCAAAAACCCCTACATAGCATACAACTGCATAAGGATAGTTGATGGGACTGCGGTTGTATCCAACGGTTCCCATACCGATACCATTGCAGATAAGATATCCCTGGGGATGAACCTGAAGGACGCCCTGGGTTTCTCGCTCCTTACAATGGACTATGAGAAGGATGAACTCAACACCCCAAGAATCGCGGCGGCAATCAATGACTCGGATGCATTCATAGGAATAGTTACAGATGATGGGATAAACGTCAGAAGGGTCCCTGAAGGCGTTTCAATGTACATATCAACCTATGAGCAGACAGAACCAGCAGAAACCACCTTTGAAGCCGGAAATGCAGAGGAGGCGGCAGAGTTCATACTGGGCGGTGGAGATTTTGCGGCATTCACACACCCTGTTACCTCGGCAGCGGCATTCAACACAGGAGACGGCTGGAAGCTGGCGACAGGAGAAAAATGA
- a CDS encoding GTP cyclohydrolase III, whose product MIQMTLIQIDNYGPWTVTPAPRNEADLQILQAELYADLQRQFAARQGLVFFTRFDNMLAITNGIGVEDHRRIQRSIGNRYPITVSMGVGAAETPYDAQRNASRALQSHGGAQSEDRKEVLAIDGLVDEGYVQIAHIDINGITETMTDIVPAYDTSFIVNRVQHFLMKKLIKEGALLFFIGGDNFMSPCNGLEPQGLLRILNEIDDEINVALKAGIGKAPTAEKAANLADLALEEIRGGFTYDLVHVMKE is encoded by the coding sequence ATGATACAGATGACCTTAATTCAGATAGACAATTATGGGCCATGGACAGTCACACCAGCCCCACGTAATGAGGCTGATCTTCAGATACTCCAGGCAGAACTTTACGCTGACCTTCAGCGCCAGTTTGCTGCCCGTCAGGGACTTGTTTTCTTCACAAGATTCGATAACATGCTTGCCATCACCAATGGTATAGGAGTGGAGGACCACAGAAGGATACAGAGGTCCATAGGTAACCGTTACCCCATAACCGTGAGTATGGGTGTAGGAGCCGCTGAGACACCCTATGATGCCCAGAGAAACGCTTCAAGGGCTCTTCAGAGCCATGGGGGAGCCCAATCAGAGGACAGGAAGGAGGTCCTTGCCATAGATGGTCTTGTGGATGAGGGTTATGTGCAGATTGCACATATTGATATAAATGGCATCACAGAGACCATGACCGACATTGTGCCGGCCTATGACACATCATTCATTGTTAACCGGGTCCAGCACTTTCTGATGAAGAAACTCATAAAGGAGGGCGCCCTTCTATTCTTCATAGGTGGAGATAACTTCATGTCCCCCTGTAACGGCCTTGAACCGCAGGGTCTGCTTCGCATACTCAATGAAATAGATGACGAGATAAACGTTGCACTCAAGGCAGGTATCGGGAAGGCACCAACAGCTGAGAAGGCTGCCAACCTGGCAGACCTGGCCCTCGAGGAGATAAGGGGCGGCTTCACATATGACCTGGTCCATGTGATGAAGGAATAG
- the cofD gene encoding 2-phospho-L-lactate transferase, which translates to MITVLSGGTGTPKLLQGIVRVVDPSEVTVIVNTVENDYFSGVYVAPDIDTVIYTLAGMINEETWYGVRDDTFITHERLHELGCPELLRIGDLDRAFKIQKTLLLRDMPLHRVVEHQCRALGVKSRVIPMSNQESDIRIITDEGEMGFHEFLVERRSEPEVLDVQFSRVKPAPGVLEAIESAERVIVGPSNPVTSIGPILRTEGVRDALRDAEVSAVSPFLGSRPFSGPAGKFMEAKGYETSSLGLAEMYSDFLDMLVIDEADSNLKMEIEKLIKEVTITKTIMENTGDKIMLARILLGEIL; encoded by the coding sequence ATGATAACAGTCCTCTCTGGGGGTACAGGCACACCGAAACTCCTGCAGGGCATTGTGAGGGTTGTGGACCCCTCTGAGGTTACGGTGATAGTTAACACCGTTGAGAACGATTATTTCTCAGGAGTCTACGTTGCACCTGACATAGACACGGTTATCTACACCCTGGCAGGGATGATAAACGAGGAGACATGGTATGGGGTCCGGGATGACACATTCATAACCCATGAGAGGCTCCATGAACTTGGATGCCCGGAGCTCCTGAGGATAGGCGACCTTGACCGGGCATTCAAGATACAGAAAACCCTTCTTTTAAGGGACATGCCACTCCACAGGGTTGTGGAACACCAGTGCAGGGCCCTGGGTGTGAAATCAAGGGTTATCCCCATGAGCAACCAGGAATCCGATATCAGGATAATTACAGATGAGGGTGAGATGGGGTTCCACGAGTTCCTTGTGGAGAGGAGGTCAGAGCCCGAGGTCCTGGATGTTCAGTTCAGCAGGGTTAAACCAGCACCAGGGGTTTTAGAGGCGATTGAATCTGCCGAAAGGGTCATAGTGGGACCATCCAATCCTGTGACATCCATAGGGCCCATCCTCAGAACAGAGGGTGTGAGGGATGCCCTCAGAGATGCAGAGGTATCTGCAGTATCCCCATTTCTCGGAAGTAGACCATTCAGCGGGCCAGCAGGGAAATTCATGGAAGCTAAAGGCTATGAGACCTCAAGTCTGGGCCTTGCAGAGATGTACAGTGATTTTCTTGACATGCTGGTGATTGATGAGGCCGACTCAAACCTCAAGATGGAAATAGAAAAACTAATAAAAGAGGTAACGATAACAAAGACCATCATGGAAAACACAGGGGATAAAATAATGTTGGCCAGAATACTTTTGGGTGAAATATTATGA